In the Pseudomonadota bacterium genome, one interval contains:
- a CDS encoding ABC transporter substrate-binding protein: MKVPMSLRLAFPVLCAGAALLLSPADLRAADPFEITAILPLTGGASFLGKSEQLSMQLVEKVVNDGGGIQGRPLKLVFQDDQSSPQTAVQLANQAIAKRPPVVIGSSLVAMCNAMAPLMQNGPVQYCLSPGVHPNDGSYMFTSSVSTHDLARALIRYFRMRGWTKIAIMTSTDASGQDAEKGIEIASKLEENRAVQLVTREHFNPGDVSVSAQIENVKAAQPQAFIAWSTGAPIATIFKGIVQAGLEVPVGTTDGNMTHAQMTQYAAFLPKQLFIPAAKWVTHGSTVKRSPGEIAAQEKFDAAFNGANTKPDVASAHGWDPTMIIVDALRKVGPTATAVQLRDHLLHLKGYAGINGVYDFERVAQRGLDVEDAVVTLWDPAKQNWIPVSEPAGAPLQK; this comes from the coding sequence ATGAAGGTCCCGATGAGTCTACGCCTGGCATTTCCGGTTCTTTGCGCCGGTGCGGCGCTGCTGCTGTCCCCGGCGGACTTGCGCGCCGCCGATCCATTCGAAATCACCGCCATCTTGCCCTTGACCGGCGGCGCCTCCTTCCTCGGCAAATCCGAGCAGCTCTCCATGCAGCTCGTGGAGAAGGTGGTGAACGATGGCGGCGGCATTCAAGGCCGGCCGCTCAAGCTCGTCTTCCAGGACGATCAGTCGAGCCCGCAGACCGCCGTCCAGCTCGCCAACCAGGCGATCGCCAAGCGCCCGCCGGTGGTCATCGGCTCCTCCTTGGTGGCGATGTGCAACGCCATGGCGCCCTTGATGCAGAACGGCCCGGTCCAATACTGCCTCTCTCCCGGCGTGCATCCGAATGACGGCAGCTACATGTTCACCTCCAGCGTCTCCACTCACGATCTCGCCCGTGCCCTCATCCGCTATTTCCGCATGCGCGGCTGGACCAAGATCGCGATCATGACCAGCACGGATGCGAGCGGACAGGATGCCGAAAAGGGCATCGAGATCGCCTCCAAGCTGGAGGAGAACCGCGCCGTGCAGCTCGTTACCCGCGAGCATTTCAATCCCGGCGACGTGTCGGTTTCGGCGCAGATCGAGAACGTCAAGGCAGCCCAGCCCCAAGCCTTCATCGCCTGGAGCACCGGCGCGCCGATCGCCACCATCTTCAAGGGCATCGTCCAGGCCGGGCTCGAGGTGCCGGTCGGAACCACCGACGGCAACATGACCCATGCGCAGATGACCCAATACGCCGCCTTCCTGCCGAAGCAGCTCTTTATTCCGGCGGCGAAGTGGGTGACCCACGGCTCCACCGTCAAGCGCTCGCCAGGCGAGATCGCCGCGCAGGAAAAATTCGATGCCGCCTTCAACGGCGCCAACACCAAGCCGGACGTCGCCTCGGCCCATGGTTGGGATCCGACCATGATCATCGTGGACGCCTTGCGCAAGGTCGGCCCGACGGCAACCGCGGTGCAGCTTCGCGACCATCTCCTGCACCTCAAGGGTTATGCCGGGATCAACGGCGTCTATGATTTCGAGCGCGTGGCGCAGCGCGGGCTCGACGTCGAGGACGCGGTGGTGACCCTCTGGGATCCGGCGAAGCAGAACTGGATCCCCGTGAGCGAGCCCGCCGGCGCGCCCTTGCAGAAGTGA
- a CDS encoding class II aldolase/adducin family protein, which yields MPDRPDTEPLRAGRPAPGSASPAVAAVAPGLVEDLVAANHILFRQGVVDGFGHVSVRHDRDRERFLLARSMAPALVSETDIMEFGLDGEAIGSESRTAYLERFIHSEIYRLRPDVVAVVHSHSPAVIPFGIVSGVPLRPVCHMCGFLGTGTPIFEIREAAGPASDMLIRNRALGAALARSLGSHAAVLMRGHGSTVVGGSLRQAVFRAVYTEMNAKLQGEALRLGPVTYLNAEEAAAAAAANDGQINRAWELWRRQATSG from the coding sequence ATGCCCGACCGGCCAGACACCGAGCCGCTAAGAGCCGGCAGACCCGCACCCGGCTCTGCGTCCCCCGCGGTCGCCGCGGTCGCCCCCGGGCTGGTCGAGGATCTGGTCGCGGCGAACCATATCCTCTTTCGCCAAGGCGTCGTCGACGGATTCGGCCATGTGAGCGTGCGCCACGACCGGGACCGCGAGCGCTTCCTCTTGGCGCGCAGCATGGCGCCGGCCCTGGTGAGCGAGACCGACATCATGGAATTCGGTTTGGACGGCGAGGCGATCGGCTCCGAGAGCCGCACCGCCTATCTCGAGCGGTTCATCCACAGCGAGATCTATCGGCTGCGGCCGGACGTGGTCGCGGTGGTGCATAGCCATTCGCCGGCGGTCATCCCCTTCGGCATCGTGAGCGGCGTGCCCTTGCGCCCTGTCTGCCACATGTGCGGCTTCCTCGGGACCGGCACTCCCATCTTCGAGATCCGCGAGGCGGCGGGGCCGGCGAGCGACATGCTGATCCGCAACCGAGCGCTCGGCGCCGCGCTTGCCCGATCCCTCGGTTCCCATGCCGCCGTCTTGATGCGCGGCCATGGCTCGACCGTGGTCGGCGGCAGCCTGAGACAAGCGGTGTTCCGCGCGGTCTACACCGAAATGAACGCCAAGTTGCAGGGCGAGGCGCTCCGGCTGGGACCGGTCACCTACCTCAACGCGGAGGAGGCGGCCGCGGCGGCTGCCGCCAATGACGGCCAGATCAATCGCGCCTGGGAGCTGTGGAGGCGCCAGGCAACGAGCGGCTGA
- a CDS encoding ABC transporter substrate-binding protein, which translates to MAKLNLSVAVGDYDRTRPLVDGRVQIDGVDPVFMTLTPEEIFFRAFRHAEFDISELSLSSFTVRTARGDNPYIGIPAFPSRAFRHTAICVRKDRGIDAPADLRGKRIGTPEYQLTACVWARALLEEEYGVKASEIHWVRGGLEQPGREEKIQITLPPHIRIESAPSGKTLSGMLEAGEIDGIVAPRAPSCFERGHPEVGWLFPDPTATATDYYRRTGIFPIMHVLGVRRQLAERHPWLPAALLKAFEQAKLTALSHLTDTSATKVTLPFVEEQLRRARELMGKDFWSYGVPRNRVVLDAFLKHHHAQGLSPRRVTIEELFHPATLEAHKI; encoded by the coding sequence ATGGCGAAACTCAACCTCTCCGTCGCCGTCGGCGACTACGACAGGACGCGCCCGCTCGTCGACGGCCGGGTGCAGATCGACGGCGTCGATCCCGTGTTCATGACCTTGACGCCGGAAGAGATCTTCTTTCGCGCCTTTCGCCATGCCGAGTTCGACATCTCGGAGCTGTCGCTGAGCTCGTTCACCGTCAGGACCGCGCGCGGGGACAATCCCTATATCGGCATTCCCGCCTTCCCGTCGCGCGCCTTCCGCCACACCGCCATTTGCGTGCGCAAGGACCGCGGCATCGACGCTCCCGCCGATCTTCGCGGCAAGCGCATCGGCACGCCCGAATACCAGCTGACCGCCTGCGTGTGGGCGCGCGCGCTGCTCGAGGAGGAGTACGGGGTGAAGGCCTCGGAGATCCACTGGGTCAGGGGCGGCCTCGAGCAGCCCGGCCGCGAGGAGAAGATCCAGATCACGCTCCCGCCGCACATCCGGATCGAGTCGGCGCCATCCGGCAAGACGCTTTCGGGCATGCTGGAGGCCGGCGAGATCGACGGCATCGTCGCCCCCCGGGCGCCTTCCTGCTTCGAGCGCGGCCATCCTGAAGTGGGCTGGCTCTTTCCCGATCCGACGGCGACGGCCACCGACTATTATCGGCGCACCGGCATCTTCCCGATCATGCATGTCCTGGGCGTGCGTCGGCAGTTGGCCGAGCGGCACCCCTGGCTCCCGGCAGCGCTCCTCAAGGCCTTCGAGCAGGCGAAGCTCACCGCGCTTTCGCATCTGACCGACACCTCGGCCACCAAGGTCACCTTGCCCTTCGTCGAAGAGCAGCTCCGCCGCGCACGTGAGCTGATGGGCAAAGATTTTTGGTCCTACGGCGTGCCGCGCAACCGCGTGGTGCTCGATGCCTTCCTCAAGCACCACCACGCCCAGGGCCTCTCGCCCCGGCGCGTGACCATCGAAGAGCTGTTCCATCCCGCCACGCTCGAAGCCCACAAGATCTAA
- a CDS encoding mandelate racemase/muconate lactonizing enzyme family protein: MSKAAPLTKHSAAHPPLGPIKIRAIRSVPLIGDTPKGGWSAEIKPEESIHALIAVHTDAGITGFGSVYTDGRLVAAGLKVLERHVLGEDALQPERVTEKLNQNSFWMGRGGTLTHVISGIDIALWDILGKATGLSISRLLGGRHRERVQPYCSLLMEEPKGMHKLISEYRKKGFTAFKIGWGPFGRRGDPKLDRAIVKAARDAAGETAKLFVDPGGSDAYWPNGLKWALRTAEMLQEFEIGWFEEALRPDAIDDFCELRRQSPVPIAGGEVLTRRQSFIPWLVRGAFDIVQPDVTKVGGISEQRRIAWMAYDFGVKYIGHGWNTALGLAADLQMATAFPETDLVEFIGGSPYLDGITEEPFKLDREGYLTIPDEPGLGVALSPGKLKRYTANPAALFG; encoded by the coding sequence ATGAGCAAGGCCGCGCCTTTGACGAAGCACTCGGCCGCCCACCCGCCGCTCGGGCCGATCAAGATCAGGGCCATCCGTTCCGTACCCCTGATCGGCGATACCCCGAAAGGCGGCTGGTCGGCGGAGATCAAGCCGGAGGAATCCATCCACGCGCTGATCGCCGTCCACACCGACGCCGGCATCACCGGCTTCGGCAGCGTCTATACCGATGGGCGGCTGGTGGCCGCCGGGCTCAAGGTGCTGGAGCGCCACGTTCTCGGCGAGGACGCGTTGCAGCCGGAACGCGTCACCGAAAAGCTCAATCAGAATTCCTTCTGGATGGGCCGCGGCGGCACGCTGACCCACGTCATCAGCGGCATCGACATCGCGCTCTGGGACATTCTGGGCAAGGCCACCGGGCTTTCGATCAGCCGGCTCCTGGGTGGGCGCCACCGGGAGCGGGTGCAGCCCTATTGCTCGCTCCTCATGGAGGAGCCGAAGGGGATGCACAAGCTCATCAGCGAATATCGCAAGAAGGGTTTCACCGCCTTCAAGATCGGTTGGGGGCCGTTCGGCCGCCGCGGCGACCCGAAGCTCGATCGCGCCATCGTCAAGGCGGCCCGCGATGCTGCCGGCGAGACCGCGAAGCTCTTCGTCGATCCCGGCGGCAGCGATGCCTATTGGCCGAACGGTCTGAAATGGGCGCTCCGCACCGCCGAAATGCTGCAGGAATTCGAGATCGGCTGGTTCGAGGAGGCGCTCAGGCCGGATGCCATCGATGATTTCTGCGAGCTCCGACGCCAGAGCCCGGTGCCGATCGCCGGCGGCGAGGTCTTGACCCGACGCCAGAGCTTCATCCCGTGGCTCGTTCGCGGCGCCTTCGACATCGTGCAGCCCGACGTGACCAAGGTCGGCGGCATCAGCGAGCAGCGGCGCATCGCCTGGATGGCCTACGATTTCGGCGTCAAATATATCGGCCATGGCTGGAACACCGCGCTCGGGCTCGCTGCCGATCTGCAGATGGCGACGGCCTTCCCCGAGACCGATCTGGTGGAGTTCATCGGCGGCAGCCCCTATCTCGATGGAATCACCGAGGAGCCGTTCAAGCTCGACCGCGAGGGCTACCTCACGATCCCGGACGAGCCCGGCCTCGGCGTCGCCCTCTCCCCAGGCAAGCTGAAGCGCTACACGGCGAATCCGGCGGCACTGTTCGGGTAA
- a CDS encoding YHYH protein — MRKGFAASILIALVLALGHVSAKAASSWHDQGTTVSTAIDGRATNAAAQNTIYSCSFSKVTTRTTLPSWVNSSTGTLSYASKPVVSGTVSWTSYYKAVVSGAQRLLTGNGLPSHTTGTFPISSSDSAYTYDKNPNSIASVRQYFAPPASPTYSSSPTCVGMGAIGISTSGEVFYNPLDADGYDPLIEEMFDACEGHPDSAGQIHYHHLSPCLTDNGSASQHSTQIGWIFDGYGIYGPWGNSGAKVTNSDLDVCHGHTHSVTDSTGTTSSVYHYHANESFPYLIGCYRGSTNVATGTTLLTTPNTGFWYTSTASGRGFGMEVQGSSMFIGIYTYDSTGADLWYVVSCTLTTTTCTGDLTAYSGGTTLSNIGVASTSPTSSSVAGTFTLTVTSSTTATVAITPTSGSATTYSLTRFPISGSTVSSAPSWAPQTGWWWSSSYSGTGWFIENQGTVTSGGTTYSNYFMVGYAYGSTYTSGQGNWYANTSGQNVQTGSSTSSWSGTLYEYVNGPTVTGSSGSTTLYATKGSATIQFTSSTTATLTLPNGKQIALTRFTFF, encoded by the coding sequence ATGCGGAAGGGCTTTGCTGCGTCGATCCTGATCGCCTTGGTGCTGGCGCTTGGCCACGTCTCAGCCAAGGCGGCGAGCTCCTGGCACGACCAGGGCACCACAGTCTCGACGGCCATCGACGGCCGCGCGACCAACGCAGCCGCCCAGAACACGATCTATTCCTGCTCCTTCAGCAAGGTCACCACCAGGACAACCCTGCCGTCCTGGGTCAACTCCTCGACCGGCACGCTCTCCTACGCGAGCAAGCCCGTGGTGAGCGGCACGGTAAGCTGGACCTCCTATTACAAGGCGGTCGTCTCCGGCGCGCAGCGCCTGCTCACGGGCAATGGCCTGCCCTCCCACACCACGGGCACGTTCCCGATCTCCTCATCCGACTCGGCCTACACCTACGACAAGAACCCCAACTCGATCGCCAGCGTCCGGCAATACTTCGCGCCGCCGGCCTCGCCCACCTACAGCTCGAGCCCGACCTGCGTCGGCATGGGTGCCATCGGCATCAGCACCAGCGGGGAGGTGTTCTACAACCCGCTCGACGCCGACGGATACGATCCGCTGATCGAGGAGATGTTCGACGCCTGCGAGGGCCATCCGGATTCCGCCGGACAAATCCACTACCATCACCTGTCGCCCTGCCTCACCGACAACGGCTCGGCCTCCCAGCATTCCACCCAGATTGGCTGGATCTTCGACGGCTACGGCATCTATGGCCCGTGGGGCAACAGCGGCGCCAAGGTCACCAACTCCGACCTCGACGTCTGCCACGGCCACACCCACAGCGTGACCGACAGCACCGGCACGACGAGCAGCGTCTATCATTATCACGCGAATGAAAGCTTCCCGTACCTCATCGGCTGCTATCGCGGCTCGACCAATGTGGCCACCGGCACCACGCTGTTGACCACGCCCAACACGGGGTTCTGGTACACATCTACGGCAAGCGGGCGCGGCTTCGGCATGGAGGTGCAAGGCTCCTCCATGTTTATCGGCATCTACACCTACGACTCGACCGGTGCCGACCTCTGGTACGTGGTGAGCTGCACCTTGACGACTACCACATGTACAGGTGATCTCACCGCCTATTCCGGCGGCACCACGCTCAGCAACATTGGCGTCGCCTCCACCAGCCCCACCTCGAGCTCGGTCGCCGGCACCTTCACGCTCACCGTGACCTCGAGCACGACGGCGACGGTGGCGATCACGCCGACGAGCGGCAGCGCCACCACTTACAGCCTGACGCGCTTCCCGATCTCGGGATCGACCGTGTCGTCGGCGCCGAGCTGGGCGCCGCAGACCGGCTGGTGGTGGTCGTCCAGCTATTCCGGCACCGGCTGGTTCATCGAGAACCAGGGTACCGTCACCTCCGGCGGCACCACCTATTCCAATTACTTCATGGTCGGCTACGCCTATGGCTCGACCTACACCTCTGGCCAGGGCAACTGGTACGCCAACACCTCCGGGCAGAACGTCCAGACCGGCAGCTCGACCTCTAGCTGGTCAGGCACGCTCTATGAATACGTCAACGGCCCGACCGTGACCGGTTCGTCCGGCTCGACCACGCTATACGCGACCAAGGGATCAGCGACGATCCAGTTCACCTCGTCGACTACGGCGACCCTGACCTTGCCCAACGGCAAGCAGATCGCGCTGACGCGGTTCACCTTCTTCTGA
- a CDS encoding YkgJ family cysteine cluster protein translates to METPPLSCQKCPGLCCKMAGYVEVSRRDTQRLAKFLGLTKREFEEKHIVKKMRNRAKLIKTWDKTCQFLTDGRRCSVYAARPTLCRQYNCWEDEDTTVYEYASFVQLSVKRLRKLEKDG, encoded by the coding sequence ATGGAAACACCACCACTCAGCTGCCAAAAATGCCCGGGCCTCTGCTGCAAGATGGCGGGCTATGTCGAAGTGAGCCGGCGCGACACGCAGCGACTGGCCAAATTCCTCGGCCTCACCAAGCGGGAGTTCGAGGAGAAGCACATCGTCAAGAAGATGCGGAACAGGGCGAAGCTGATCAAGACCTGGGACAAGACCTGCCAGTTCCTCACCGACGGTCGGCGCTGCAGCGTTTATGCCGCCAGGCCCACGCTCTGCCGGCAATACAATTGCTGGGAGGACGAGGACACCACCGTCTATGAATATGCGAGCTTCGTGCAGCTCTCGGTCAAGCGGTTGCGCAAGCTGGAGAAGGACGGCTAG
- a CDS encoding (2Fe-2S)-binding protein, with amino-acid sequence MDIELTINGERRRLSAAETAPLLDVLRNHLDLKGARYGCGLEECGSCMVLVDGAPVHACSREVGSVAGKRITTVEGLGTLAKPHPLQQAFLDEQAGQCGYCLSGILVSAKALLDRNPAPSRTEIAQALDRHLCRCGAHQRILRAVERAASVLRGHAR; translated from the coding sequence ATGGACATCGAGCTCACCATCAACGGAGAGAGACGGCGGTTGAGCGCGGCAGAGACGGCGCCGCTGTTGGACGTGCTCCGCAATCATCTGGATCTCAAGGGCGCGCGCTATGGCTGCGGCTTGGAGGAATGCGGGAGCTGCATGGTGCTCGTCGACGGCGCACCGGTCCATGCTTGCAGCCGGGAGGTGGGCTCCGTCGCCGGCAAGCGCATCACCACCGTCGAAGGCTTGGGCACGCTGGCCAAGCCCCACCCCTTGCAGCAGGCCTTCCTCGACGAGCAGGCAGGCCAATGCGGCTACTGCCTTTCGGGCATCCTGGTCTCGGCCAAGGCGCTCCTCGACCGCAATCCCGCCCCGAGCCGGACCGAGATCGCCCAAGCCCTCGACCGGCATCTCTGCCGCTGCGGGGCGCATCAGCGGATTCTCCGTGCGGTCGAGCGCGCCGCTTCCGTCCTGCGCGGGCATGCCCGATGA
- a CDS encoding xanthine dehydrogenase family protein molybdopterin-binding subunit — translation MTAPSLPASLIENPALDRWIRFLADRTVRVATGKVELGQGIVTAIAQIAAEELDVPVDRIRVLSGDGAEGPDEVYTTGSQSIEVSGASVRLVCAEVRQRVLARLAQRLNCGRDELAVAEGRFFHNGTPTGHDYWSFAPEVDLESKITGRAATKPVAAYRLVGTSLPRLDLPAKLAGGAFIHDMVRPDMLHARVLRQPARGASLTRLDEAAICRAAGGELTILRLGEFVAFLGPDETTVQRAAMAAPAHAEWSNARRLDPASAEAAWLKSQISNDRLVGAPVPETPPNRPFEATYSRPYVAHASLAPSCALAEFRDGHLTIWSHGQGMHPLRRNVAAALGLAPDAVSAFHVQGAGCYGHNGADDAALDAAVIARAVPNRSIRLQWRREDEFGFEPLGSAMLITLKADLDESGRPQDWTTELWSGTHTQRPGTGGGNLLASEALPNPPPEPVPQDPPEASGGGATRNAVPLYDIPRHRILHHLVSRPPVRTSALCGLGALPNIFAIESFIDELALRLGEDPVAYRLSILSEPRARRVIETVARRADWAGRGPGGSGAGLGIGFARYKNRSAYAAVIAQVEVDESVRLQRIWCAADAGLAINPDGIMNQLEGGILQAASWTLKEQVRLDEGGIASISWASYPILRFSEVPELVIDLVEASEHPALGVGECTVGPTAAAIGNAVAHALGTRIRDMPLSRERIMAALLK, via the coding sequence ATGACGGCGCCGAGCCTGCCGGCGAGCCTCATCGAAAATCCGGCGCTCGATCGCTGGATCCGCTTCCTCGCCGATCGCACCGTCAGGGTCGCCACCGGCAAGGTGGAGCTGGGGCAAGGCATCGTCACCGCCATTGCCCAGATCGCGGCCGAGGAGCTGGACGTGCCGGTTGACCGCATCCGCGTGCTCTCCGGCGACGGCGCCGAAGGGCCGGACGAGGTCTACACCACTGGCAGCCAATCCATTGAGGTTTCTGGCGCTTCGGTCAGGCTGGTCTGCGCCGAGGTGCGCCAGCGCGTTCTCGCTCGCCTGGCGCAGCGGCTGAACTGCGGACGCGACGAGCTCGCCGTCGCCGAAGGCCGCTTCTTCCATAATGGAACGCCCACGGGTCACGACTATTGGAGCTTCGCGCCCGAGGTCGATCTTGAGAGCAAGATCACCGGCAGGGCTGCCACCAAGCCGGTCGCCGCCTATCGCCTGGTGGGCACGAGCCTGCCGCGGCTCGACCTGCCGGCGAAGCTCGCCGGCGGCGCCTTCATCCACGACATGGTCCGCCCGGACATGCTGCACGCCCGGGTGCTGCGACAGCCCGCGCGCGGCGCCAGCCTAACGAGGCTCGACGAAGCCGCGATCTGCCGGGCTGCCGGCGGCGAGCTCACCATTCTGCGCCTGGGTGAGTTCGTGGCCTTCCTCGGTCCGGACGAGACGACTGTGCAGAGGGCGGCGATGGCGGCACCCGCGCATGCGGAGTGGTCGAATGCGCGCCGGCTGGATCCGGCATCGGCTGAGGCCGCCTGGCTCAAGAGCCAGATATCCAACGACCGGCTGGTGGGGGCGCCGGTGCCGGAGACGCCGCCCAACCGGCCCTTCGAAGCGACATATTCCAGGCCCTATGTCGCCCATGCCTCGTTGGCGCCGTCCTGCGCCTTGGCCGAGTTCCGCGACGGGCATCTGACGATCTGGTCGCATGGGCAGGGCATGCATCCCTTGCGGCGCAACGTTGCCGCCGCCCTCGGGCTGGCGCCGGATGCGGTCTCGGCATTTCACGTCCAAGGTGCGGGCTGCTACGGCCATAACGGCGCCGACGACGCGGCGCTCGATGCCGCTGTCATCGCGCGGGCAGTACCGAACCGCAGCATCCGCCTGCAATGGCGCCGCGAAGACGAGTTCGGCTTCGAGCCGTTGGGCTCGGCCATGCTGATCACGCTCAAGGCCGATCTCGACGAGAGCGGCCGGCCGCAGGACTGGACGACCGAGCTGTGGAGCGGCACCCACACCCAGCGCCCGGGCACCGGCGGCGGCAATCTCTTGGCGAGCGAGGCGCTCCCCAATCCGCCCCCCGAGCCGGTGCCGCAAGATCCGCCGGAGGCAAGCGGCGGCGGCGCCACCCGCAATGCGGTGCCGCTCTACGACATTCCCCGGCACCGCATCCTCCATCACCTGGTGTCGCGGCCGCCGGTGCGCACCTCGGCGCTGTGCGGGCTCGGCGCCCTGCCCAACATCTTCGCCATCGAAAGCTTCATCGACGAGCTGGCGCTCCGCTTGGGCGAGGACCCCGTCGCCTATCGGCTTTCGATTCTGTCGGAGCCGCGCGCCCGGCGCGTCATCGAGACCGTGGCCAGGCGCGCCGATTGGGCCGGGCGCGGGCCGGGAGGCAGCGGTGCCGGTCTCGGCATCGGCTTCGCCCGCTACAAGAACCGCTCTGCCTACGCCGCCGTTATCGCCCAGGTCGAGGTGGACGAGAGCGTCCGTCTCCAGCGCATCTGGTGTGCGGCCGATGCCGGCCTGGCGATCAACCCCGACGGAATCATGAACCAGCTCGAAGGCGGCATCCTGCAGGCGGCGAGCTGGACCTTGAAGGAGCAGGTGCGCCTGGATGAGGGCGGCATTGCGTCGATTTCCTGGGCCTCATACCCGATCCTCCGCTTCAGCGAGGTTCCTGAGCTCGTCATCGACCTGGTGGAGGCCTCCGAGCATCCGGCGCTCGGCGTCGGCGAATGCACAGTCGGACCCACCGCGGCCGCCATCGGCAATGCGGTGGCCCATGCGCTCGGCACCCGCATCCGCGACATGCCGCTCTCCCGCGAGCGCATCATGGCGGCGCTGCTGAAGTAG
- a CDS encoding CinA family nicotinamide mononucleotide deamidase-related protein, whose amino-acid sequence MRIEIICTGDEVLTGKIVNSNFSSMSQRLEDAGLSVFWGTTVGDDRETLLEAFRLAGERAQAVIVNGGLGPTVDDLSQEIAARAAGVELVLSQEWLTKMEEYFLRRSRVMPPNNKKQAMLPAGAEVLDNPIGTACGFALDIGKARFFFTPGVPRELKRMLEEQILPRLLARSGKQTAIHLKRFHSYGLGESHVDTMLAGVEEIVPDGSVKLGFRAHYPQLETKLTVRGTDRDDVQLKLAPVQDEVRKRLGNFILAEDDQTLEGVILAALKAERSSLAVAETFTSGQIAGRIAHLAGAETIFRRGIVARDLGELGAAIGLDGALQANALTTETAVAVAGAVRAQAKASHGLAVLVDLDEGADRLEFGGTICLAIATAKNAAWRRARILGGRDWVRMGAIEMGLDCLRRYLQGLPVDERIDFEKV is encoded by the coding sequence ATGCGCATCGAGATCATCTGCACCGGCGACGAGGTGCTGACCGGCAAGATCGTCAACAGCAACTTCAGCTCTATGAGCCAGCGGCTGGAGGATGCCGGGCTGTCGGTGTTCTGGGGAACGACCGTCGGCGACGATCGCGAGACTCTCCTCGAGGCCTTCCGCCTGGCGGGCGAGCGCGCCCAGGCGGTGATCGTCAATGGCGGGCTCGGCCCCACGGTCGACGATCTCTCCCAGGAGATCGCCGCCAGGGCCGCCGGCGTCGAGCTGGTGCTGAGCCAGGAATGGCTCACCAAGATGGAGGAGTACTTCCTTCGCCGCAGCCGGGTGATGCCGCCCAACAACAAGAAGCAGGCGATGCTGCCGGCGGGCGCGGAGGTTCTGGACAATCCCATCGGCACCGCCTGCGGCTTTGCCCTCGATATCGGCAAGGCGCGCTTCTTCTTCACCCCCGGCGTGCCGAGAGAGCTGAAGCGCATGCTGGAGGAGCAGATCCTCCCCCGGCTCTTGGCGCGGAGCGGCAAGCAGACCGCGATCCATCTCAAGCGGTTCCATTCCTATGGCCTCGGCGAGTCCCATGTCGATACCATGCTGGCCGGGGTCGAGGAGATCGTGCCCGACGGCAGCGTCAAGCTGGGCTTCCGCGCGCATTATCCCCAGCTCGAGACCAAGCTCACGGTGCGCGGCACCGACAGGGACGATGTGCAGCTGAAGCTGGCGCCGGTGCAAGACGAGGTGAGGAAGCGTCTCGGCAATTTCATCCTGGCCGAGGACGACCAGACCCTGGAGGGCGTGATCCTGGCGGCACTCAAGGCCGAACGCAGCTCGCTCGCCGTCGCCGAGACCTTCACCAGCGGCCAGATCGCCGGACGCATCGCGCATCTCGCCGGCGCCGAGACGATCTTTCGCCGCGGCATCGTCGCCCGGGATCTCGGCGAGCTCGGCGCCGCCATCGGGCTCGATGGCGCCTTGCAGGCAAACGCGCTCACGACCGAGACGGCCGTCGCCGTCGCCGGCGCGGTTCGCGCCCAGGCGAAGGCCAGCCACGGGCTGGCGGTCCTGGTCGATCTCGACGAAGGCGCCGACCGGCTCGAGTTCGGCGGCACCATTTGCCTGGCGATCGCCACCGCCAAGAACGCCGCCTGGCGCCGGGCTCGCATTCTGGGCGGCCGCGACTGGGTGCGCATGGGCGCCATCGAGATGGGTCTCGATTGCCTCAGGCGCTATCTGCAAGGCCTGCCGGTCGACGAGCGCATCGACTTCGAGAAGGTGTGA